CCTCGAACGCGCCGGGAAAGGGCGTCTCGGGTGGGCGGCGATAATCGACGGAGATGACGACCGCGCCGGTCTCGATCGCAAGGTTGCGCGCCTGCCGGTCGTGGGTTTCGAGATCGCCCGCAACCCAGCCGCCGCCATGGAAGAATACCACGGTCGGCGCCGGCGCGGGGCCGACCCGGTAAACGCGCGCATCAAGCGGGCCGGCGCCGCCTTTCACCTTGATATCCTGCACGCTGTCAACGCGCGGAGGTGGAATGGCGGCGCGCGAGGCAGCCAGTGCGCGCAAGGAATCGCGGGCGCTCTGTGGCGTCATGACCGTGGGATCGCGCATCGGCATCAGCGGAATGATCTGGGCGATGACGGGATCGAGCGGCGCGGCCATGGCGTGTCTCCTCGCGAGGTTCTTGGTCTTGCTTGCGGGGCAGCATAGATTTTGCGCGGCGCATCGGCAACCGCGTCGTCATGCGCTCCACATCGTACGCGAGGTCGCCACGATTCCGGCGGACGAGGTCATGATGACTTGTGCCGCGAAGGACTATCCGGACGATGGCTTGCCGCCAATACGGTGCGCTCGGGCCGCGAGCACAATCAGGAGTTTGTAGGCTACGTCGGCTTTGCCGATGAGCAGGACGAAGGAGATTATTCTCTGCGGAATTTTTTTTGGTGCCGAGTCGTCAGTGGCCTCTTGCAATCTCGAACATGCGGGAGGAACAATATGCAGACTGAGAGGTTTGTTGCTGGCGCGAGGGAATTGACATGCGGCGGCTGGCTAGCCTGGTTCGGCGGTTCTTCGGCCCGCGGATGCGGCGCCCGGTCGATGATGATCCAAGTCTTCCATTCACACCCGAGGAGTTCGGTCGGCTGATCCGCAGCGGCAGGCGCGAGGACATGAAGCTGCTGGCCGAAGGGCTGGCCTGCCGCTCCATTCCGCGCCGCGCCAGATTTCGCGCGACGCATTAGGGATGATCGAATAGGTCTGCGACGCTCACCGCGTGAGCGCGACCTGCTTGAACGAGCGAACCAGCGCCTTTTCCAGCTTCCCGTCCATCCCGCATAGTATTTCGTAGGCTCCGGCGCGCGGCATGGTCGGCTTGTAGTGCCGGTGCTCGATCAGCGCTGCGAAAATGTCCGAGATCGTCAGGATCCGTACGATATCGCCAATGCTCTCGGCGCAAAGCGCATCGGGATAGCCGCTGCCGTCGAGATACTCGTGATGATGACGAACCGCATCGAGGATCTCGGGTGATACCCCGTCCTGTCCCTTGAGAAAGTCGTAGCCGGCTGTGGGATGCGTTTCGATCAAAGCGCGTTCCGCCGCATCAAGGCGGCCCGGCTTGTCGAGGATGGCGAGTGGAATCTGCGCCTTGCCGATATCGTGGAACATGGCGGCCGAGTAGAGACGTTCCAGGTCGGCCCTACCGACCCCGAGGCTCAGTCCGAAGTCGATGGCGACCCCGGTCACGAGCAGACAGTGCTGATAGGTTCCCTCATGATGGCGCCGAACCGTCGTGAGCCACTCGGTCAGGCCGTGCCGGGTAATACGATCGGCAATCAGGCGACCGGCTTTCTTGGTCCCGTCGACGTCAAGAGGTTGGCCCAGGGTCACGGCCGTGAACATCGATGCAATGGCGGTCGCCGCAGTCTCCACGGCATTGTCCGCTTGCCGCGCGTCGCTTGATGAAGCGGGTGCCTCGTCGGCCCGATCGATTAACGCCGCCAGCAGTTTGGCCCGGCCGACCGTGCCGGGAAGCACCAGCGTCGCCCCGAGCGCATAGGCTTGCGAAATGCAGACGTGCGAGGTGTGGTCGAGCAGGAAGATGCGCTTGCTGGCCTTCGCCAGCTTGCTCGCCCGTTTCTTGATGGCGGCGATATTGTCGACGTCGCGCAGCTCCGCGCGGATGACGATGGCGACTGGCGCTTGCGACAGCCTGGAATCTGCATCCAATCGCTCGCCTGCAATGGTGAATTTCTCTTGGAGGATCGAACAGATACCCGCGAGCTTGTCGGATCTGTCAGCCAGCACATGCAGGAAGGGACGATCCGCCGCGATCTCTGTGATGCCGCCGTCACCATCGATGGGAGCGCATTTGCTTCGCGCGTGCTGCACGGTTTGATCCAACGTTACGACTCAAGGGATATCAGACAGAGGTTGGAATCTACTTGCTCTGGACTGCGTTCTGCGTCGGCGCCGGAGCGCTTGCGGATTTCTTCTTGCCTTCCGCGGTGATGAAATGAACGCCGGCCATGGTGCCGTCGATCCAGACCAGTTCGCAGCGCCGATAGGCGAGGCCAGTCGACGATAACAGCATGAAGAACTCCTTGGCCTGGAGCACATCCAGCGTGCCCTCGACCTCGATTTTGGCACCGCTTTGCGACACGTCCAGCAGGACGCAACTGCGTCGCCAGGTACCGTCAGAACCCATGAGGTTGACCGGCTGCCTGTGGTCCATTTTCACGCGAGACGCTTTGCGACCGTCGAACTTCATCGGTTGACCCCCATCGTTGCGCCGCGACTTCCCCGACTGCTCTCCTTGTTCGCGGCAATTTCTCCCCAACGCACCGTCCACTGGCTGGTCGACAGAAGCAGCGTCTCGAAAATGTGCTGCGCGCGTTCCCGCTCGGCGAAGGAAAGCCTCGCGCCGCTGCGGTTGCTCAAGATGGCAAACGTGGTCTGCCAGTTCAGCCGCGAGGCACGGCATGCCATGACGAGACCTTCGCAATCGTCGTCGCTCATGATGCGCTCGACGACTTCGATGGGGGCTCCCGAAAGCACCGATAGCGCAGTGAGGAGATTGGCGGTCTCGCCGCGGATGGCAAAGCGGTTCATCGTGGAATCGTTGAGCTTGCCGGTGCGGTTGAACGCAACGATCTCCGGCCGCGCGCTCGCATAGGCCGCCGCGCAGGGAAGCTTGGGGGCCATTGGAGCGGCCGTTGCAGCTTGATGCGCGCTAGTGGGCTTCGACGCCACGCCGGATCTCGGCGCCGGCGCGGCCGACAGCAATTTGCGCATGACGACGTCGGGGGTGTCCTGCCTGAGCGCCAGCGCCTTCGTGAGCTCATCATCGGTGAGGCACTTTTCAGCGAGCGCAAAGTAAGCGGCATCAGAGAAGTGTGCCTCTGTATTCCCGATCAGCACGAGACAAGCGCTACGGCCGCCGTCCTTGATCAGCGCCTCGACGACCGGTGGATCGATAGGCGCGCGGGCGGCGATCGCATCTTGCTGCCGTTCACCGCGCGAAGCCACGATCCGCTGGAGGTCGTGGGTCGAGAGTGACCGTGATCGCAGCAAGACGGGGCACGCCACAGCCGGATCGCGGTGTGTGGCGAGGCGTCGCACAGTCTTGGGAGGAGCAATTGCGAGATCGGCCAGCGCCGTGCTGAGTTGAATCAGCGCGCCGGCCTCGACGCGCTCCATCAGGCGGAGCAGAACGCCGTCGGTCACATGGGCAAGCAAGTCCTGAGGCCGGTCCTGATTGCTTGTGAGCAGTTGCAAAATGCCGGAGAGGATGCGAGTGCAGCGATCCAGCGGGCACGTCGCAACCGCGTCTTCCAATTCGACCAGAATATCAGCAGGCGAATGTGCCTTCATGGCAGGAGCCTGAAAATAAAATAAATCTGACGATTAAACGTCGCTATTCCGCCTTAAGGACGTTAATTTCGCTTTTAGGTTTTGGCATTTCGGGTATTCTCGCACCGCCGACCGCATAAGAAACGTTATCGAAATTCGGCGGGGCAGAGCGTCCAGGCTTGTTCTTTCGACGGGACGCTCGCCAATTGATCGGGACACGCGAGGATTGATTCTATCGGTGCGAGACAACGCCGAGGGGGGAAGCGAACGGCACTGAGGCCGGACGCAGGTTCAACGCTACGCTGCGTTCTATATTTTCATGAACAGCATTGATGATGTGCCGAGGTCGGCACTCAACACATTTCGTTTTTCGGACGTCGACGAGTTTCGAAGCGCCATACGCGGGCTGAATTTCGAATTTACGCCTTTCGTACGGAAGATTTCGGCTGAACAGACGATCCTGTCGTTGCCTGGCTGCGACGTGAATTTGACGCGCGCATTTCCTCGGATCGTTGATGCACAACTCGTCGGGGATTGCACCGCGATCGGCATCACGACGGACGACCTCAATGTTCCTGTTCGCTTCAATGGCTCGCAACGCGCGCGACCGGTGGTGGTCATTGGCAGCGGGGGTGCGGCCTATACCACAATTGAGGAAGTGCAGCGGCAATTCGCCTCAGTGATCTTCCGGCCGGAGGTGAGGGATCGCGGCTGGCCTCCCACGCACACAAGCTTCAAGATTTTCGAGATATCAGCGGCTGGCTTGCACCGGCTGCGCAGCGTGGTTCGTGAGGTGCTGTCCGAGGCGGCCAACCCCATCGCCGCCTCGGAGCTTCCGTTAAGGGGGGCGGCCATGAAGGAGTCGCTGCTCGGAGCCGTTGACGACGCCTTCGAAAGCGTCGTTTCGTCCCGCTGGACCCTGCATCCCAATGATGGACGGAGTTTCAGGGTATTTCGAGATATCAATGCGCTACTCACCGACGACCTGTCACAGCCGATCTACAGCGAAGAGATCGCGCGCAAGCTCGGGCTGTCCGTGCGCACCATGCACGACGTCGTCCGCCGCTATCGCGGCATGAGCCTGCACCGCTATTTGCGCCTGCGCCGGCTGTGGCTGGTGCGGCGGCAGCTCCTTGCCGGGGCTGACAGAGTCAAGGCGGTCGCGCTGGCCTATGGCTTTTGGCATCTCAGCGATTTCTCCAGAAGCTACCGCGACCAATTCGGCGAGACGCCTTCGCAGACGCTGGAGCGGGGTCGCGGACGACAGTGACATATCGAGTAGGGCCTCTCGCCGGTTTTGTGCTACCGTCCGGCCATGAGCAACCGCATTCTCGTCCTCTACGGTTCGTACCGTTCCGATCGCATGGGCATCCGTCTTGCGAATTTCGTCATCAATGGTCTGCGCAGCCGCGGCGAGGACGTCGAGTTCATCGACGCCAAGGCCATCGGCCTGCCGATGCTCGACCGCATGTACAAGGAGTACCCCAAGGGCTCGGCGCCGGAGGCGCTGGAGAAGCTGGCCGGACAGATCCGCGGCGCCGACGGCTTCGTCTTCGTCACCGGCGAATACAATTGGGGCATGCAGCCCGGCCTGAAGAATCTCACCGACCATTTCCTCGAAGAATGGTTCTGGCGCCCGGCCGCGATCGTCAGCTACTCGGCCGGCCGGCTCTCGGGCGCGCGCGCGGCGACCGCCTGGCACGGGACGCTGTCGGAGATGGGCATGGTGGTGGTGTCGAGCACCATCGGCGTCGGCCCGATCGCGCAGACGCTGTCGGAAGCCGGCGAGCCGATCGGCGACGGCGGCAAGGCGCTGGAACGCGCATTCCCGCGCTTTGCCGATGACCTCAATTGGTGGATTGAGGCGGCCAAGGCCCAGCGCGCCCGCAAGGCGCCGCCTTATTGAGCCTCGTTACGCGGCCCTGACCTCGCCGAGGAAGCGGTCGACCTGTCCGGCGAGATCGCGCGACTGGGTGGAGAGCTGCTGGGCGGCGCCCAGCACTTCCCTCGCGGCGGCGCCGGTGTCGTCGGCGGCGCGCTGCACGCCGGAGATGTTGCTGTTGACCTCCTGGGTGCCGCGCGCGGCCTCCTGGACGCTGCGGGCGATCTCCTTGGTCGCCGAGCCCTGCTCCTCGATCGCGGCGGCGATCGCGGTGCCGATCTGGTCGATCTCGCCGATGACCTCGGCGACGTTGCGGATCGCGGCCACGGTCTCGTCGCTCGCGGTTTGAATCGCGGTGATCTGCTCGGAGATTTCGGTGGTGGCCTTGGCGGTTTGGCCGGCCAACGACTTCACTTCGGAAGCAACCACGGCAAAGCCGCGGCCGGCTTCGCCGGCGCGGGCGGCCTCGATGGTGGCGTTCAGCGCGAGCAGGTTGGTCTGCTCGGCGATGCTCTGGATCAGTGTCACGACGTCACCGATCTTCTGGGCACCCT
This genomic stretch from Bradyrhizobium daqingense harbors:
- a CDS encoding HD-GYP domain-containing protein yields the protein MHVLADRSDKLAGICSILQEKFTIAGERLDADSRLSQAPVAIVIRAELRDVDNIAAIKKRASKLAKASKRIFLLDHTSHVCISQAYALGATLVLPGTVGRAKLLAALIDRADEAPASSSDARQADNAVETAATAIASMFTAVTLGQPLDVDGTKKAGRLIADRITRHGLTEWLTTVRRHHEGTYQHCLLVTGVAIDFGLSLGVGRADLERLYSAAMFHDIGKAQIPLAILDKPGRLDAAERALIETHPTAGYDFLKGQDGVSPEILDAVRHHHEYLDGSGYPDALCAESIGDIVRILTISDIFAALIEHRHYKPTMPRAGAYEILCGMDGKLEKALVRSFKQVALTR
- a CDS encoding PilZ domain-containing protein, whose translation is MKFDGRKASRVKMDHRQPVNLMGSDGTWRRSCVLLDVSQSGAKIEVEGTLDVLQAKEFFMLLSSTGLAYRRCELVWIDGTMAGVHFITAEGKKKSASAPAPTQNAVQSK
- a CDS encoding DUF2336 domain-containing protein, with product MKAHSPADILVELEDAVATCPLDRCTRILSGILQLLTSNQDRPQDLLAHVTDGVLLRLMERVEAGALIQLSTALADLAIAPPKTVRRLATHRDPAVACPVLLRSRSLSTHDLQRIVASRGERQQDAIAARAPIDPPVVEALIKDGGRSACLVLIGNTEAHFSDAAYFALAEKCLTDDELTKALALRQDTPDVVMRKLLSAAPAPRSGVASKPTSAHQAATAAPMAPKLPCAAAYASARPEIVAFNRTGKLNDSTMNRFAIRGETANLLTALSVLSGAPIEVVERIMSDDDCEGLVMACRASRLNWQTTFAILSNRSGARLSFAERERAQHIFETLLLSTSQWTVRWGEIAANKESSRGSRGATMGVNR
- a CDS encoding helix-turn-helix domain-containing protein yields the protein MNSIDDVPRSALNTFRFSDVDEFRSAIRGLNFEFTPFVRKISAEQTILSLPGCDVNLTRAFPRIVDAQLVGDCTAIGITTDDLNVPVRFNGSQRARPVVVIGSGGAAYTTIEEVQRQFASVIFRPEVRDRGWPPTHTSFKIFEISAAGLHRLRSVVREVLSEAANPIAASELPLRGAAMKESLLGAVDDAFESVVSSRWTLHPNDGRSFRVFRDINALLTDDLSQPIYSEEIARKLGLSVRTMHDVVRRYRGMSLHRYLRLRRLWLVRRQLLAGADRVKAVALAYGFWHLSDFSRSYRDQFGETPSQTLERGRGRQ
- a CDS encoding NADPH-dependent FMN reductase gives rise to the protein MSNRILVLYGSYRSDRMGIRLANFVINGLRSRGEDVEFIDAKAIGLPMLDRMYKEYPKGSAPEALEKLAGQIRGADGFVFVTGEYNWGMQPGLKNLTDHFLEEWFWRPAAIVSYSAGRLSGARAATAWHGTLSEMGMVVVSSTIGVGPIAQTLSEAGEPIGDGGKALERAFPRFADDLNWWIEAAKAQRARKAPPY